The Plasmodium sp. gorilla clade G2 genome assembly, chromosome: 4 genome has a segment encoding these proteins:
- a CDS encoding rifin PIR protein, putative produces MISIKMKFYNFKILFFSIVLKILLLLLYSSEKRLKNHYPNTHTKTTKKTTISQLLCEYDVYTSIYDNDPEMKTLMENFDRQTSQRFHEYDQSMIKRRQKCKEQCDKDIQNIILKDKIEKELTEKLSALNTNITTEDIPTCVREKSVADKVEKTCLRCGGILGGGVAPELGLIGATALYAINAWKPGALASAGKAAGIEAGVADLVAELKNMWQMNYLVDKALEDLVTKTTYTNYNLLATSFKFEYQKLCMSQADPSGAFCIIPKENYTTVIENTAKLLVGKANKTVETTTASETARITTALTNEKTAEITDFSTTYNTAIIASIVAIIVIVLVMVIIYLILRYRRKKKNEEKITIHKIIKMIDTMYCDMKSILVYCELFYFIYKDSIIIGF; encoded by the exons atgatatccataaaaatgaagttctataattttaagattttgttcttttcgatagttttaaaaatattattattattattatattcaagt gaAAAAAGGTTAAAAAACCACTACCCTAATACTCATACAAAAACCACCAAAAAAACAACTATATCACAACTATTATGCGAATATGATGTATATACGTCAATTTATGATAATGACCCGGAAATGAAAACATTGATGGAAAACTTCGATAGACAAACATCACAAAGATTTCATGAATACGATCAAAGTATGATCAAAAGAAGACAAAAATGTAAAGAACAATGCGATAAAGATATACAAAACATAATATTGAAagataaaatagaaaaagaattaaCAGAAAAATTGAGTGCGTTGAACACAAATATAACTACTGAGGATATACCTACATGTGTTCGTGAAAAATCAGTTGCAGATAAAGTGGAGAAAACATGTTTGAGATGTGGAGGAATATTGGGAGGGGGTGTGGCCCCTGAATTAGGTTTGATAGGTGCAACTGCCTTATATGCTATAAATGCTTGGAAACCTGGTGCTTTAGCTTCTGCTGGTAAAGCTGCAGGTATTGAGGCAGGTGTTGCTGATCTTGTTgcagaattaaaaaatatgtggCAAATGAACTATTTAGTTGATAAGGCGTTGGAAGACCTTGTTACAAAAACAACATATACTAATTATAACTTGTTGGCTACATCGTTTAAGTTTGAATATCAAAAATTGTGCATGTCACAAGCTGATCCAAGTGGTGCTTTTTGCATTATACCAAAAGAGAACTATACTACAGTTATAGAAAACACTGCAAAATTGCTTGTCGGAAAAGCTAACAAAACTGTTGAAACCACTACTGCTAGTGAAACTGCCAGAATAACTACAGCACTAACAAACGAAAAGACTGCTGAGATAACTGATTTTAGTACTACATACAATACTGCCATAATAGCATCCATTGTTGCAATTATAGTTATAGTTTTGGTTATggtaattatttatttgatattaCGTTAtcgtagaaaaaaaaaaaatgaagaaaaaattacaatacataaaattattaaaatgataGATACGATGTATTGTGACATGAAGAGTATTTTAGTGTATTGTGAATtgttttatttcatatacaAGGATTCTATAATTATTGGTTTTTAG